ctatttcttgatatcaatcgatagatctcgataaactgaacaacttttgttcaatatgtccttacaaaatatttaccagttacaagtttttcaaatcgactgatatcgacaaaaatcgactctacaggcgagccatgaggcccacagacccattttttgatattgatcgatagtttatgacacattgaacaacttttgttcaataatgcttttcaaaaaatatgtcgttttaaagatatgaggcgtcaaatatttacgattttggccctcaAAAtgtctaattacgtaacatatgacctactttttgatttgataagatcaagctcgttgagatgaacatttccgcttctacaacttattataaaatattaatagtttctgagatattctcaaaaacatttggacccttctgaacccctaatttaaagggccagccccttttgcttgatatcgtaagaaaggccttgccattttaaacattttttgctcaacaagtatttagaaattctttaccgttctccagttatctctacaagaaatatttaggggccaaactgtagctccctaacggggccacatagggaaaaaacgaaatgtacatattgtttagattatcattctgaacaaattttgttcaataatgcttttcaaaatatttgtcgttttcaagatatgaggcgtcaattatttatgattttggcccttaaaatcccttattacgtaacatatgacctactttttgatttgataagaacaagctcgtttagatgaacatttccgcttcaatgacttattacaaaatattaatagtttctgagatattctcataaacctttggacccttctgggcccctaatttaaagggtcagccccttttgcttgatatcttaagaaaggtcatgacatttcaaacattttttgttcaacaagtatttagaaattctttaccgttctcgagttatttctagaagtaattttaggggccaaactgtagctccctaacggggccacatagggtaaaaacgaaatatgcatattgttcagatcatcattctgaacaacttttgttctttattgcttttcaaaatatttgtcgttttcgagatacaaggggtaaaataattatggttttggcccttaaaatcccttattacgtaacatatgacctacatttttatatgaatagatttggattgttgagatgaacattttttgttctttgacttataccaaaatattaacgatttttgagatatttgatctagactttgagcccttctagatccctaattgaaggggctagcccctaaatcttgatattttcgaaaagatctcgtaaatgtgcacaacttttgttctacatgtcttaacaaaatatttgcaagaaaaaagatattggagatcaaaggtcaaaaatcgccgaaatcggcgaaaaattttggcatccattttttcaggtccaggcgagcgtttaggcaaatcgcctccggtaaaatcgaatcccccacaaatcttctaaatgtttactctatcttgtgtagaaatttcaagactctagcttcaaaactaacggaggagatgtgtggacaacaaggcccttcaaaaagtcactaaaagagagataactcctgaccggaagtgacgtcaagcacgaaattttgcaagcaaagtctcgtccccaaaagacatctttcctgaaaatttcgtgaaaatcgatcgagaaatggctgagaaaaacgcgtgtactaccaaggaaaataataataataataataataataataataataaaaataataataataatgaagaagaagaacgcgaacaataatagtaaggtcttccgcaggagacggaagaccttaataatgaagaagaagaacgcgaacaataatagtaaggtcttccgcaggagacggaagaccttaataataatgaagaagaagaacgcgaacaataatagtaaggtcttccgcaggagacggaagaccttaataataataataataataataatgaagaagaagaacgcgaacaataatagtaaggtcttccgcaggagacggaagaccttaataataataataaacagtagaatcactagaaggtcttccgttggaaacggaagaccttaataataataagaaacagagtaaaaacaatatgttcccaaactttgtttggggaacataataaacaATCCCTggaatacaatacaaatgaaaaaattatacaatataaatggtaaatatagaatacaaatgaaaaattatacaatacaaatgcaaattatacaatacaaatggaaaattatgcaatactaatggaaaatatagaatacaaatggaaaattatacaatacaaattatgcaatgcaaatgaaaaattatacaatgcaaatggaaaatatacaatacaaatggaaatgtatgcaatacaaatggaaaatatagaatacaaatggaaaattatacaatacaaatggaaaattatacaatacaaattatacaatgcaaatgaaaaattatacaatgcaaatagaaaatatagaatacaaatggaaaattatacaatacaaatggaaaagatcaaatattgcaacgtttgacatgccatactcTTGCTGACCACCTTCATATCATTCGCATCTGTATTGTTTCACAAATATTTAATATGTATTATagaaatgtatatttattttacatcaGATTGTATTGGATACGTTGCCGAATTGTATCCATCGGGCTTGGGATACACCATATAGAATGTCGTGTTGGCTCCAGGATTAGCGTTGGTGTGTATACACATATTAAAATTGCGTTGGCTGTAGAACCGAAGTTCCGTTAAATTCACCTGAACGCGAAATCCTGCATCATATAGCTCAAACATGAGTTTctaaaaaaagtaaataaaaaaataaaaagatatacaaGCAACTAAATTATAACAGTAGAAATTAACAGTGTTGGAAGTTTCGCATTTGATCTTCAACTGCTTTTAATTTCCTTTCTATACAAAGTGCATTGATGCAATTGCAGCTCGGGAAATGTGTATTTTGAGGATTTTTAtccttttcatttatttataacATGTAAATCTGCTAATTACAGTACTTTTAACATTCACTATTGATCTTTGAAACCACATTTTTCTGACCAATTGCcctatttcatttttcatactGATTACTTTTATATTGTAGACGAAAAATGTATTTGCAGAGAGATATTTCTCATTGTTTAGTTATTCAGTATATGATACCTGGTTTATAATTATGTTTCTATTGTTGTGATATGGCAATTTGTCAGATTTCTGTAAATCAGCCATTTTGTGAATCTTAACTTGACACATGAATATAagctatgtaaaacttatacggtaccaattttgatgcaccagatgcgcatttcgacaaataatgtctcttcagtgatgctcaaccgaagtgtttgaaatccgaaataacgataaacttgctagagctattttagggaaaaacagagtgccaaaagtggagtcaaattcgtctaaggataagagctaaacatgagggagataatccttaatttggaaatgaatttcgaaattttatcacaacaattaaatatacatccgtattttcaagctagtaacgaagtacttagctactggactgtagagaccctcggggactaacagtccaccagcagaggcctcgacccaggggtcataatgtaaaacttatatacggtatcaattttgatgcaccagatgcgctaTGTGATGTTAGTTTACATGGAAATCTGattattattaaaatgataaatcaatgaaaagtgCTCAAGATTTCAAAAATATCGAAGTAGGATCACCCCATTCTTGAAACACGGGtttctttgaaatatacattcaaATACTAGAAAACACCTTTAATGTGTTATTAAAAGGATTCACGTGGTTGAACTCCAGTATAAAAACTAGCTTTCCCTGGCCTGAGCTTATTGTTACCTCGGTCTCCAACAGCGTCGCGGGGTTATTTAAGTCCCCTCGATGTTCGTACGGAAGATGATAACAGAGGCAGAAGTGTTTGTGTTGGTGGGATGAGTGATGAGAGACGCAGAAATAATGCTACAAAAGATAAACTACCAGGTGTATAGGGCGATACCAAGAGACATTTTATAATTGTTTCAGTATATGTAACTTTCAAGGAATTAGCGTAACAAATTCAAAGAACTTCAATTAACATCATAAAGTCTTGTGAAGATCATTAAAGGTTGTGATGACATAATTCTAATAGCCACAATAGTCTGAATGTACGTTATACCGGGTTATGCAACAGGTTTAGTTTACTGGTTTTGAGAAAGCTTCGCTTATACTGCAATGTTAGTACAAACTCTGTTGTAGAAAAGGTATTATCTGAGATAAATTACGATTGGGTAACGAGCATATGGATGGAGATTGTAGAAGGAAGTACAGTTACAGTAGTATTCCCTTTAGACCCATCCATTATTCTTATCCTTAGCCGCTCAAGGGAGCCGAGGATCAGAACTCTCAACCGGGAAGTGTCATGTTCAATCTATCCAAAGACCTCTAAAATAAGCTATGACAGTTCGTACGACAAGTACCCAACATTATATATGAAAGTTATGTTTTGTTTAGTGATAGCTTAAAAATCACGTCACAATTGGCATTGCTTTGATGAAGaaccattacatgtactatgacCCTGAGCGCAAAGCATAAATCAAAAGGCTTTACACCTCACCCACAGCTGCAGATCTATAGTtgtctgagaaaatattggggcAGACCAGAGATCGAGGTGCAGATCCACTGCGTATAAAAACCGTCGATTTACGTCGCAGAAAAAAAGATGTCGTTGGTTggcgtagccatgttaggtagcaaGTCAATTCGAACCTGGCTTACGTGTATTTCCATATACTTATACGCATTTTGAAACAATAATCTTTATGTAAATCAATATCCCCAAATGCCTTTAGATAGATATTTTGGCTGAAATCAAACCTGATCagttaaaagaatttatttttaaaatgatattgatacTGAACTAAATTCACGGTTTTCATTAATTTGGTCCCCATCTCCACCACCCAGTTTAAATTACATACTAAGTGGTGGGGACGGGGCATACTAGGCTTTCATCACCAGTTCTATATTTCAATACTTACCTAAGATTAACTTATTTTATGTTGAGAGaggaattatatatattttccatttgcatgcGTTATTCGTGTTTATGATAAATGAAGATCGAATATAGTCGATTACAAGTCGGTTTGGATATTATGAATTTATAGATACAAAAGTCAATTGGGTTCGAATTGAAATGCTACCTTATAATtatggctacatcaacaaacggactcatttgaagctgtgagttttcggttcgcatggggctttaatgaatgtttgaaggtaTGTCTGGACGAAAGTATATTGCGAAAATATGTTCGGAATTTTTTGAGACTGTGATGCACGAATATACCGGTAAAAGGCTCCAGCCGTGCAcagatttttataaattttaaggagtagatacatgtagctcgtaggtctgtcccaatatttcccCGGATAACTCTACCAATctacagctacatgtatatgtattacagTTGCGGACGCCCTAATATATGATTAAAAGATTCTCAATTGGGAcgtaaaatgataaaaataacgcggtgtcaattttgaaataagtatatGCTTACTGAATCCCTATCGTATAGGTAGAAGTTGTTGACATATTCCCAGGGTTCCGGAGTAGGTCTGGGAGTGGTGCCCCTTGTGGTCACGTGATGTGTAGCGTTTTGGTGTATCGCAGCAAGATATGCAATGCCCTGTAGTTTGATTTGAAcgtatttattatatataatatatacaaaggATTAGAAACAAATTCATACAGcttacgagttcttctccttatAACCTAATAGCACACAATTGTCATTGCAAAATTAATATACATAGATTACAAACATGGTAAGTGttctatatataaacaatacaatacgaTCATCAGCTGACTTAGTGTCATGAATATACGTCTGAACATAAGAGAATTATTTAATTCGGTAAATCAGATATTATCACACCAACATAGAAGATGTGTATCAGTAAAAACCCAATCGTTTAACCTTAGCAATATATCCATTAATTCACATCTAGCAATTGAGTATTTCTTACAAATAAGAAAAAGTGATATATGTATGCGTCTTCACGCATGCCACAAGAGCATAATGGAGAATCGACAATATTGCGtttataaagatcataattCAAAACACAGGTGTGTCCAAGTTTGGTATGAATTGTTTGTTCTGTAGTAAAAGAAATTATAATTCTTGATTGAATGTTCCTGATATGAGCTCCTAACCCTTTGAATGTTTTCGGAAGTCATTACTTTTCAGAAGACATCAAACATAGACATAATATGCTATTGACTCCAGGTCATAATGAATGTTCTTTTGTTCGGAGTTTTCAAGTGATGCACGGCCTCTGTAACTTGTTTTCGTCACAGAAACTTATGATTGCAAGTAAAATTGCTTATTACCGTCCCTGAATTACAGACAGTAGGAAAAAACGTTGGAAATCGACGAATCGTGTTTCTGGTCGTAACAGAACTTGCTGAAAAGTGCAAAAGTTGTATCTagggtcgttataacgatctagttcgtcaatacaacctatcattgggtcaactgctgtctgacgtgtttcatatcgattgttagaccgttcttggcacactggtgttgactacggacaactccgtttacctgatcaggccATGCCTTTAAGTTGGATCCCCCTAACCGCAAATACTTGTAGCAGTCAGTACCAGAAGAGTCAAAccaaaataattaaatgtatCAGAGTGGCGTGGAGACAAGTAAGAAGAGAGAAAATTAATTCAACGCTTTGTCAGTATCTGTCATTTAAATGGCAGCATCAGAtgttttcaaattgattttaaaaaataatacatgataaATATTTTGCACCTGGCTTCTGGCTATACGGTACTATATAAAAAATTGATGAATATTATGTCCTATTCAAATCTGTCACAGTCCATCTCCTAAGAATGAATTTATCGTAACCATGTTGTGCAAAGagtttttatacatgtatatacatgtacatgtacattttaaacaCTGAAATAATGAATTTCACATGCTTAAAAGTAATTGGAATATATATACTCACAGGTAATGATAACAGCAGAAGTTTCGGAAAGAATTTTGTTgccattgttacatgtatgctATCTTTACCACTCCCTGCACCAACTGACACTTGGTATCTTGTGTAGTCAACTTAGGCATTGGCACTGGTTATGCAATCGTAAGTATTCGGTCATTTCCGTGATCGAAATAATTCAAACACAGATAGAGGGCAACTTAATTATTCGCCGGAAGTTACGGCGCGTATACGATGTAGTGCACAACAGTGGACAAATTGATATGCGTAAATTGAATATAATTTTCACTTAAACTGAAAACAAAACCAGCTGGGAAGGTTAGAAAATCGAtaaatgaaattgttttaaaatagagTGGATTATGGGGGTTGCAACCGGCCCCTTTTCGTgaataatttgttataaaagGTCTCTTTGTTGAGGCCTCCCTCCTTCTTGGGCGGAAAATGTACAAACCTTAGCCGTAAATCCCCTTGGAAAATTTTCAGAATCCATCACTGATCTCCAGTTCAGGTGACGGTGTTACGTTCATAATTCATTACCGTTGACTATGCTTGTTGGTAACGTTTCTAGCAGATGAGCTACCGGACTCattttaa
Above is a genomic segment from Ostrea edulis chromosome 3, xbOstEdul1.1, whole genome shotgun sequence containing:
- the LOC125676089 gene encoding uncharacterized protein LOC125676089 isoform X2; translated protein: MATKFFPKLLLLSLPGIAYLAAIHQNATHHVTTRGTTPRPTPEPWEYVNNFYLYDRDSKLMFELYDAGFRVQVNLTELRFYSQRNFNMCIHTNANPGANTTFYMVYPKPDGYNSATYPIQSDVK
- the LOC125676089 gene encoding uncharacterized protein LOC125676089 isoform X1 → MATKFFPKLLLLSLPGIAYLAAIHQNATHHVTTRGTTPRPTPEPWEYVNNFYLYDRDSHYFCVSHHSSHQHKHFCLCYHLPYEHRGDLNNPATLLETEKLMFELYDAGFRVQVNLTELRFYSQRNFNMCIHTNANPGANTTFYMVYPKPDGYNSATYPIQSDVK